A stretch of the Metopolophium dirhodum isolate CAU chromosome 8, ASM1992520v1, whole genome shotgun sequence genome encodes the following:
- the LOC132951189 gene encoding acetyl-coenzyme A transporter 1-like produces the protein MIKSTKHKDEPAAVYEVPLKSKSEKPNLDGDRLNLFLLIILYTIQGFPIGVSTALPLILQSKKMVTYEDQAAFSMALWPYSIKLLWAPIIDALYISSIGRRKSWLLPLQLLLGVAFFYMSINMDNWLPETGRPNLTMIVRMIFVINFLSATQDIAVDGWSLTVLKKKNVSYASVCPSIGVPIGMFSGSVCFTLLVSEEFSVKHLGTIPGAGGIMTMKSFFSIWAIIILVVTVFIGLFKNEKHKLEDGHKKISVFQNYKLLWDILKLPRVRVLTIALLTIKMGSTATESVTNLKLIDAGIPKDDIMMTTSVMYVMKFVFPIFVCKYVTSSTPMSYHLKMTPIRLIWGIVFSVLVYYTPSLIFKDGHISIPLYYYLLLGTATLVNEMLSLFLMLTLLAFFCKISDPRFGGTYMTLYNTFYFLGWLIPNTFVLKLIDILTFRKCTNNVENTCYTDNLKNLCIVDGGTCGIYVDGYYVSVAICTAIGFIWYFTFRNILKNYQLVDLYHWMVHSKNLSSNGEVNEPCIMSPA, from the exons atgatcAAATCAACCAAACACAAAGATGAACCAGCTGCGGTATATGAAGTACCACTCAAATCTAAGTCAGAAAAACCAAACTTGGACGGAGATCGGTTGAATTTATtcctattaataatactatacactatacaaggATTTCCTATAGGCGTATCCACAGCTCTTCCGTTGATTTTACAGAGTAAAAAGATGGTTACCTATGAAGatcaa gcAGCATTTAGTATGGCATTATGGCCTTATAGCATTAAACTCTTATGGGCTCCAATTATAGACGCACTCTATATAAGCTCAATCGGTAGACGAAAATCCTGGCTATTACCTCTTCAACTATTATTgg GGGTCGCATTTTTTTATATGTCCATCAACATGGATAATTGGTTGCCCGAGACAGGACGACCAAATCTCACGATGATTGTGCGCATGATCTTCGTCATTAACTTTTTGTCCGCCACACAGGACATCGCCGTCGACGGTTGGTCGTTAACGGTCTTGAAAAA GAAAAACGTGAGTTATGCCTCGGTGTGTCCTTCTATAGGAGTACCAATTGGCATGTTCTCGGGTTCGGTTTGTTTTACGTTGCTGGTGTCCGAGGAGTTCAGTGTCAAACATTTGGGAACTATTCCCGGTGCAGGCGGAATTATGACTATGAAAA GTTTTTTTAGTATTTGGGCTATCATCATTTTGGTGGTCACAGTATTCAtcggattatttaaaaatgaaaagcaTAAATTGGAAGATGGCCACAAGAAAATCAGCGTATTTCAGAATTATAAACTATTGTGGGACATTTTAAAGCTACCTCGTGTTAGAGTATTGACAATAGCATTGCTGACAATAaag ATGGGATCTACCGCTACTGAATCTGTAACGAACCTGAAATTAATTGACGCTGGTATACCTAAGGATGACATTATGATGACAACTTCAGTAATGTATGTCATGAAATTTGTTTTTCCAATATTCGTATGCAAATATGTTACGAGTTCAACACCGATGAGTTACCATTTAAAAATGACGCCCATCAG atTAATTTGGGGTATTGTATTCTCTGTGTTGGTTTATTATACACCAAGTTTAATATTCAAAGACGGACATATTtctatacctttatattattatcttttattaggAACGGCTACTCTTGTAAACGAG ATGTTGAGTTTATTTTTGATGCTGACACTATTGGCATTCTTTTGTAAAATAAGTGACCCCCGTTTTGGTGGAACGTATATGActctatataatacattttactttttggGATGGTTAATACCTAATACTTTCGTTTTGAAACTGATTGACATTTTAACTTTCCGCAAGTGTACAAACAATGTTGAAAATACCTGTTACacggacaatttaaaaaat ctatgcATTGTGGATGGAGGAACTTGTGGAATTTATGTGGACGGATACTATGTATCAGTAGCCATATGTACGGCTATTGGATTCATTTGGTACTTTACTTTtagaaatatcttaaaaaattaccaattagTGGACCTTTATCATTGGATGGTACATAGTAAAAACCTAAGTAGTAACGGAGAAGTAAATGAACCATGCATTATGTCTCCAGCGTGA